A window of Hordeum vulgare subsp. vulgare chromosome 5H, MorexV3_pseudomolecules_assembly, whole genome shotgun sequence genomic DNA:
TAGAGGGGCAACCCAACAAAGCAAACCGCGACAGAAACTGGTGGCTGGGCCACTGGTTTCATTTATCTTTTTCCTTCAGCTCACGATCAATAGAAGCCAGTGGGCGCTCTGCGCAGCTACAAATACGCCACCAACCTGACCCGCTGATCCCATCCAATTCCCCATTCCCAGAGAAAGTCATCCGAGAATCATTGTAAGAAATCAGGAACTCGTCGACCGGAGATGGAGAAGATGAGCTCGTCGGTGCAGTCCTGGGTGGACCAGCACAAGCTCGCCACCGTCGGTCAGTCTCAGCCTCTCGGACCCCACCTTCCTCCCGCGATCTCCCGTCTCCGATCGGTGTTTTGACGTAATTGTGATGTGAGACCAGGTATTTACTAATTTTGGTTGGATGCAGGGGCGATGTGGACGGCGGCGGTTGGCGCCTCGGTGGCgtgcggccggcggcggggcaaAGCGGCGGGATTCACGGTCGCTGCCGCGCTCGGCGGAGCGGCGCTGGCGCGCCACTATTACACCGTCAAACGGAGGGAGGAGGAAGCGAGGTGCTTCGAGCTGGACTTCTACTCGCAGCTGCCGGCGGCCACCGGCGATGACGGCCAAGAGAACGAGCGGTGGAGCTACTAGCAGATCAGACGTTCGGATcacggcc
This region includes:
- the LOC123395005 gene encoding uncharacterized protein LOC123395005 is translated as MEKMSSSVQSWVDQHKLATVGAMWTAAVGASVACGRRRGKAAGFTVAAALGGAALARHYYTVKRREEEARCFELDFYSQLPAATGDDGQENERWSY